The Chloroflexota bacterium genome has a window encoding:
- a CDS encoding ABC transporter substrate-binding protein, giving the protein MKGKLTLVVSVVLVFGLLLGACKPAATPTPTPKPEVKPTTPPTAVPPTPKPAEPIKIAILGPLTGDVATFGASNRDGAIMAFEEWNAKGGVLGRKIEWVLGDSQCDPKAAADAGKKVIDEDQVKYIVGAVCSSESIPISEYANQKKVLQISGTSTNVMVTVDKDGKVKPYTFRACFIDPFQGSVMAKFALENLKAKTAAVVLDVGNDYIKGLAEEFRKAFEKGGGQVVVWESFVKEDTDFSAILAKVKAANPDVFYIPTYYDKLNLIGAQAKQKGITAVLLGGDGWDSPDTDLAACDGGYYTNHYSPEDQRPIVQDFVKRYQAKFGKVPDALAALAYDAANILLASIEKAGVDDPTAVAKAMETIRYEAVSGTITFDQFHNPVKNAAILHVKDGKVLFEASVSP; this is encoded by the coding sequence ATGAAAGGCAAGTTAACTTTAGTAGTGAGCGTAGTGCTAGTATTCGGCCTGTTGCTAGGGGCTTGTAAACCGGCGGCTACTCCTACACCAACGCCCAAGCCTGAGGTCAAACCCACAACACCACCAACTGCTGTACCGCCCACGCCCAAGCCGGCGGAGCCAATCAAGATCGCGATACTGGGGCCGCTGACGGGCGATGTAGCGACGTTTGGTGCGTCGAACCGGGATGGAGCGATCATGGCGTTTGAGGAGTGGAACGCCAAGGGCGGCGTGCTGGGGCGGAAGATAGAGTGGGTATTGGGCGACTCGCAGTGCGATCCGAAGGCTGCAGCGGATGCGGGGAAGAAGGTGATTGATGAGGATCAGGTGAAGTACATAGTAGGAGCGGTATGTTCGAGCGAGTCCATTCCCATCAGTGAGTATGCCAACCAGAAGAAGGTGTTGCAGATCAGTGGGACGTCCACGAACGTGATGGTGACGGTGGACAAGGATGGGAAGGTGAAGCCGTACACGTTCCGGGCGTGCTTCATAGATCCGTTCCAGGGTTCGGTGATGGCGAAGTTTGCCTTGGAGAACCTGAAGGCGAAGACGGCGGCGGTGGTATTGGATGTAGGGAATGACTACATCAAGGGTTTGGCGGAGGAGTTTCGGAAGGCTTTTGAGAAGGGTGGCGGGCAGGTAGTGGTCTGGGAGTCGTTTGTGAAGGAGGACACGGACTTTTCGGCCATCCTGGCGAAGGTGAAGGCGGCCAATCCGGATGTATTCTACATTCCCACGTACTATGATAAGCTGAATCTGATAGGTGCGCAGGCGAAGCAGAAGGGGATCACGGCGGTGTTGCTAGGTGGTGATGGTTGGGACTCTCCGGATACGGATTTGGCGGCCTGCGATGGCGGCTACTACACCAACCACTATTCGCCAGAAGACCAGCGTCCGATCGTGCAGGATTTTGTGAAGCGGTATCAGGCGAAGTTTGGCAAGGTGCCGGATGCATTGGCGGCGTTGGCGTATGATGCGGCGAACATCTTGCTGGCTTCGATTGAGAAGGCGGGGGTGGATGATCCGACAGCGGTAGCGAAGGCGATGGAGACGATTCGCTACGAGGCTGTATCGGGGACGATCACGTTTGATCAATTCCACAACCCGGTGAAGAATGCGGCGATCCTGCACGTCAAGGATGGCAAGGTGCTCTTCGAGGCCTCGGTGAGCCCATAA
- a CDS encoding winged helix-turn-helix transcriptional regulator has protein sequence MTRALYERQARFFSALAHPIRLSILDILSRGEACVCHLSAILQLRQAYISQQLATLKEAGLITDRKEGLYVYYSLADASVPHLLQEARHCLAQISGDHILRCFTPPKYDESTCTCPACRAKRSPL, from the coding sequence ATGACGCGAGCACTCTATGAACGGCAAGCACGGTTTTTCAGTGCACTGGCTCACCCGATTAGGTTGAGCATCCTGGATATCTTATCTCGTGGTGAAGCCTGTGTCTGTCACCTATCAGCCATTCTACAACTGCGCCAGGCGTACATCTCGCAGCAGTTGGCTACTCTGAAAGAAGCTGGCTTGATTACCGACAGGAAAGAAGGATTGTACGTCTACTATTCCCTCGCAGACGCAAGTGTTCCACATCTGCTGCAGGAAGCCCGACACTGTCTCGCACAGATTAGTGGCGATCACATCTTGCGCTGCTTTACACCCCCGAAGTATGACGAGAGCACCTGCACTTGCCCCGCCTGCCGTGCAAAGCGCTCTCCTCTGTAA
- a CDS encoding thioredoxin family protein, translating into MHIIILGPGCPNCKKLEALTKEATAELGLADVTFQKVSDLMEIMKYPILRTPGLVINGKVVCSGRVPTKGEIKSWLNTASSN; encoded by the coding sequence ATGCACATTATCATACTCGGACCTGGTTGCCCAAACTGCAAGAAATTGGAAGCTCTGACAAAGGAAGCAACAGCTGAGTTGGGCCTAGCCGACGTCACCTTTCAGAAAGTCAGCGATTTGATGGAGATCATGAAATACCCCATCCTACGCACGCCGGGGCTGGTGATCAATGGTAAGGTAGTCTGTAGCGGGCGCGTCCCAACAAAAGGAGAGATCAAAAGCTGGCTGAACACAGCTTCGAGCAACTAG